CCAAGTAGGTCCCCCAAATCCCTGCCTGCGTAACCCGTTGCTGGTACCTGGTTCTGTTGCCAATGCGTGTGAGGATGACCCAAAACTCACTATCTGCACACATTCCAGGGCCGTCTTCACTGTCAAACAGGGGGACTTAGTACACCTTGTGAAAGGTGGGGAGGAGATAGTCTTTGTGAAGTCTGAAGAGGATGAAGCCAGCCGGAAGCAGAGACGGTACAGGCCTGCCTTCTCAGACACGCAGCCAATGGAGTTTCATGTGCGGCATCAGGTGACTTCTTGCTGGCACGCCATTGGCtgattgaatgtttttttttctttcctgatTGTAGGATGCACAGACTGAAGATGTATGGGAGTTCCTTCAAACAAAGCACTATGTAAAACTTCCCCCAAAGCCAGCGCCCTCCTGCTGGCCAGAGGCTGGTTCCTGCACAATGTAGCTCTCTCTAAATCAGCATGTCTGTCTCACTGAAATGTGCCCGCTCACTGATTCTTTGTCCTTTGACAATTTAAGCACTTTGGTAACAGTCTTCTAATCAGTGATGAAACACCTCATTGCTGTCTTCCAGTCCTCAGTCCAGAACTAAGTGCACTCTGGATTTTTAAACTGGACTTTTAAAACCGACAAGGGTTGAACGTGGAATGTGTAGCCTTTGGACTTTCCCTTGAAGCTTGCAGTGGTTTCTCTTCTTCCCCTGCCTACTTGTTAGAGTGTACTGCAAACATACCTGCttaatttatatatgtatagcACTTGTCTGATTGTCCTCCAAGTGCTGCAGTGCCTAGATGGGCCTGAAGTGCAAAACACAAAGtgttaataaaacacaaaacatcAAAGAAAGCACAAAAGTTTGAGAAAAACGCAAGACGGACATTTTTGGGGGTTTCCTTAATGTCTTGTGTTTTGCACTTCGGGGCCACCTTAGCATTCAGATAGAATTTAGCTTCTTTCTTAGCTTTTTAGCATTAGCTTGCAGGTGCAGCCTGTACTTTGTGGGCATCATTCACTGTCCAGTGTTGCTTAGATCTGCTCTCCAGATGTCCTAAGGTTACCTTTGGTCGCATCATGCCCATAATGACATAAAGATGAATCCCCTCTTTAAGCAGACACGTTACCTccaatagcatattagccatcCCAGTTAACTCCCAGGGCTGACTGTACATGTGTCTCAAATGTCTTTGGAATGCATGCTATATCTAGGCTcttagaataataataataatttaaaaatgtggGTCTCAAAGCTTCCCATTGTTACACCAAAGGGACCAACCCAGGCAATTGTCACAAATTCCATGGAATGGTGCCATTTGGGATGCGATTTCTCAAATTTAGATAAAACAAATTGAAACTCACATATCCTGTCTCTTTTGTGTCTATAACGTCATTGGGCTTAGGGGGTGCAGTCAAGGTATGGTTATGAGTCCCCACAAGTCAGGGTTAACCAAAAAAATCATACAGCTAGTTCAGTATGACTGTCTGCTATAAGGGACTGACCTGAAATCGAAGCTCATGTCAGCCCTGGTACTTGAGTGTATTACCTTCCATGATTATTATCTCTCCAATAATACTGCATACTCTATTTATTgaatgtatgtgtatatttgtatattacgctgtacataatatatttttgcTAGGCTTCCAAAGATATCTATTTTATTATCCTGTTCTTTGAAGTACTATTGAGCTAACATTCTGCTTTTGAAGGTCGATTTCATACAGAGGGATGGGAAAGTGGGTTCGGTAGGCATTTCTCCCGCCAATGCGGGCtgtgtttatgtttgttttgagATGCAATGTACTGTATTAAAGGGGAAACGTGGTACTGTAATAAAGCTGGTAAATCTCATGTACTCCCGTCACCTTTTGACTTCAGAGGAGAATCACTGATAAGGCCAGCATTTTTTCACTTCAAACAGCACAGCCTTGCTGTGATTTAAAATGAGATTTAAAATGTTGTTATTTCGCAAGTCCTGCAGTTCCTGGAAATCCGTGGACCGACGTAGTGGAGAGAAGTTAAGTAGACATTTCTCAGAAAATTTCTGCAGAAGGAATTAAGTGCCCCATGAAAACCATCACGCCAGGACAGCTTGGCTCTACCCAGAGTTTTACCACGTACTACAGACCCACTAACAACAGGCAAAAGTATTAACACTCCAGTCCATTTAAGAGTAAATCAGAGCAGCAAAAACTCTGTCCCCTTCATTCCTGATTTGAAGTCCTTGCTAATTCTCACTGAGAGAAATTTTCTCAGCTTTTCTATCGTGACACCCATAACTAACAAAACGTATTCAGATGCAAGAATAAAATGAATCGAAATGTTCCACTGGGGTagcagatgtccagatgtttgtCAACGCAAGCTTTCAGAATTTATGTACGAATGATCCAGGGCCAATTAATTTCACCCAGCGGCGCCATTCATTTGTAGCAGTAAACAGCGGCTGACAAAGCTGTACGCTTTGTACTTTCATTTAAACAAAGACGTGGTATTAAGAAAATATCAGTCTGTTTATATTTTCGAAAAACTACTGACCTCGGACCAGTTCCCAATTCTTTGACTAAAACAATAATCTTTACAATGGAAACCCATTTCCactacattaaaaaaatatatgtttgcTTAATTGCGACTTTGATTTCAACTCTggcttttttttctcaaattcTGACGTCTCTTCTCTAATTCATTATTTCATGCTGTTTCTTCTAATTCCGGCGTTTTTCTCTATTTTTTCCCTTAGACTCCTTGCTTTTTTCCCTTGTATCTCTGGCGTTTTTAGCCAATCACCTAGTGTCACCAATCCTGCAGGATTCTGCTGAGGAGTACATCCCAAACACGCACTATTCACATAATGTAATCTGCTGGCAGGTTAGTCTGGGTTTCCCGTTTGCTCGCTAAATTCTGAAAGCGGTAAAACGGGGTGGTATTATTACTGTTTTTATTACCTTGGTTTGAGTTATTCAGTGACACCAGCGTTTGCCTAAGACGTCTAGCAGCCTAGGAATGAATAACACATTTGATATTTTTTACCGACTATCATTAGAACATAAATTCTGTGCAATAATACGATTGTTGGGGAGATTCTTGTGATGCATTAACATGACATATGCCTCTgccggtaacactttacttgaggaggAACAAATAATGTAGCATTAACCCgtatttaagaaaaaaaggtACAAATGTGTACCGTTGTTTGTCACAGGGGCTGTACCATTGTAATTATACCTTTtacggtacagaaatggactctgaggaacatcccaaaggtacaaacagcattttcATGATTTGTATCCGTGTAGTATAgctgagttactaagttacttgtgccccccccccccaaagaaaagTGTTGTATGAACCCAGAGGtgtaaagttcaggtccagaaattacaaatccagagcaatattttgtttcaaccaacttgttgaatataaagagtactcagctggttggctgaaacaaaatcttgctctggatttatactttctgtacctgaactttccatctctgCACAGAACCATACAACCAGGAGCAGAAGCATAAAAGCACCTGGTAAGACGAATTCTGATGGGACATTTGATCATATtgcaacattttaaaaatgtaacacacacaGTTTTTTCTCAATCAAAACATTTTGTCACGATCACGTTTGTTCGTGTACGGACAGGATGAAGGACCATGGCTCTTAGTATCGTTTCTTTGTCACATTAATGCTTAATGACATTTCGATTTCCAGTTTTGGTTCCCGCCTTATTTTTCACTCACTCTCAAACAAACTCAGGTGATCCCCACCTCCCTCATAGCAGCGGTTTTCCATTAATCGCAGGAGTTGGGCGAGGAGGAACAAGCGCAGAAGGCAGGCATGTGACTGCGCGTTTGGCGGTACTCCAACTCACCCGTGCGTCACTAACGGGGACAATCTGTAACCCTAAACAGGCACATCCAatacccccccccaaatgccCCTTATCTTAACCAATGGGTGTGGTCTGTAGGGACATGGCCCTACCAATATTGTAGGGGCTGATTCGGCCCCTGCCAATGTTGAAATGAAACGTACGCCTATGTGTAAACCACTACTCAAATAACAGTACATTTATATCGCTACACCGAATTATATTTTGAAGTATTACAACGTGCGATTGTGACGAGTTTTAAGATGATCTATCAATTTCTCATGCATGACTCCCTGCATCTTCCTCGGGTAGGGGTCATTGCGCGTTCGTTTGATATCAAATATTTATACTGAAGGTTCACCATCTGCTAATGGAACAACAAAAAACGAGGAAAAGAAATCCGAACGGGAGGGGGGCATTTAGACCACCGATCAGAGCTCTCGGTCATGACAGCGCGATGTTCCGTCCAGATTAATGTCGTCATGGGCTGGCGAACGATGACAATGTCACCTGAAAGGCGACACAAAGGAACACCCACCCCCTCTCTTCTTACATGCCCTCACAGTGCCatgctttaattttacatttactTATGATTACATTACATTTTGACTGACAGTCAGCCCCCAATTTTCAAGTTGCACCCAAATTTTTTTCATCTCCATTAAAGTTTAGGTTAGGATTTGTATTATAGCGACCCCGTTTGTGATAAGATTTTATCAGATCGATAGCATTATACAGGGTATGTGTATGTAAACACATACACGCTTTAACAGCGTAGTAAATTGACGATCCAAGCACAGTAAATGTTGCAATACAATACACTGCCGGGTGACAGTGTCCATGGATGAACACCTAACTTCACACCGTTTAGATAAAATCAAACTGTTTTTCAGTAACATCCCGCATTTCAGTAGGCTCTTTGTATTTGTATCTTGGGACAAATCGTGAGAACAAACGCCTTCTAATTTACCTTTGCAAGAAATTCACTTGACATGTCACCCCAACAGCTGTAAGGTcagtataatatataaataaaatggtaTCTGGGGATATTTGTAAGGAACTTTCCGGTGACTTAATGGGTGTCGCATCACTAGTCCGGTATAATAATCACGCCCAGAGTGCAGCCCACTGGGCGTCCGGGTGCGCTATTTAAGAGCTGACGGACCCCCTGAAGCATATTAATGCCATAATGACACACAAGGAATATTGATttatggtttattttttaaatccgcAGGCAACAGGTTTGCATTTCATTACATTGGATTTTGCGCTGATCGGGTTTTCGAGATAGATCGCAAATTTCCGGAAAGACATGAAAGTAGAGGGTTACTGTTGCATTTTATTGATCGTGTTAAATATTGCAGTGCCCCCTGTGAAACTTTTAAACGAAGACGAGTCCAACTTCTTTGGTAAGTTGAGCAAGCGGCAGGTTTTCCTGTGTTAAATTAATGCGGCTGCCTGCATTCGTTTAGAGCTCATCTGCTCAGATTTGTTGCATTTATTAAGTTTTCAAATAGCTGGATATTTTGTGAGCTAACCGAATATGAACTTTCATTTGGATCACCGCGTGAATTGTCTCAATGACTTTATATGAGATATTTTATACGATACGAATTTTAAgtaaattaatacattttttaccTGGGAAATGAATATCAATAGATGTAATGTACGTTTCATAACTGGGGAATCTTGAGGTTTTGCTTTTATAACAGAGAATCTGTTTTTTGCTGATTAAATCTGAATCGCGATTTTGTATTACATAAGCGTTTGGAGAGTGAGTGAGGGAGGGAGTAGTGGGAGTCAGCTGGGGTACTGACCTTCACCCCCCCCGACCGGGATAAGGGTATAGCCTGCCTCTATGGGGCTCACCGTATCGAACTTTCTGAAGAGTGAATACCGGCTAGGTATCATGTCGGCGATGCACTGAAGCCATTATACATAGTGCAATGATGTATGAAGTCTTAGATTTCAACAAGTGTCACCTTTCTCTACATCAGCATGAATTTGTGAAATATATAGTTAAAATCACAACGTTGACACCCGGCACCAGCTATTCAAAAACTTTGTCAATTTAACTATAAAATCTGGCAGTTAGGACTATAACTTTAATTCACATTTGATAAAGTTTACAAAATACAGTGATAACCTCAAAAAGGGTAATTCTACTAAATGTTAATTATGACTTTAAATATGCTTGAGTTGCCTTTACCCCCCCTGGGGCCTCTTGTAGGCAATGTCTTAGAGCCCTTGACGGACCTGTTCAACCAGGAGAGGCAAACCGAGGACAGTAACCACACAGAAGCTAACCCGACCCACACCAAGTTCTCCGTACGCAGCCCCGGGTCCCCCCACGAAGACGAGTGCTACGTAGAAGTCGGGAATGCAGCCTCATTGCACAAATGCAGGTTCAACGCCACCTCGAGAACCTTCCTGGTCATCCACGGATGGACGGTAAGCTTTAGCAATGTTACAGTCATAATACGTTAATGCTGAGCAGGAGTATATGAGGTCTGGCTGAGCCAGGGGTCTCACTAAGTGAATCACCCGCCCAGGTGAGCGGCATGCTGGCAAGCTGGGTCCCCAAGCTGGTGTCAGCTCTGTTCGAGAGAGAGGCAGACGCCAACGTCATCGTGGTGGACTGGCTCAGTAGGGCCCATAACCACTACTTCACCTCAGCCCAGGACACGGAGCTCGTGGGCCAAGATGTAGCCCGTCTTATTGACTGGATCATGGTGCGTACTCTGTCACCATAGACCGATCTGGCTGTCTAAACAGAGCCGCTTCAGCTCTCTCACATGCCTCAATCTTCTCAAGGAGAAGACGGGTGCTTCAGCAGAGAACCTTCACCTCATTGGCTACAGCCTTGGGGCCCATGTCGCGGGGTTCGCTGGCAGCAATACCTCCAGGAAGATCGGCAGGATAACTGGTGAGCACAGGGTCTGGGGGGCAATGGGGGGGAGGCCTGGCCTGTCCCAGGACTAACCTATGGGAAGTGACATAAACCAGTGATTGACAGGATGTGATAATTCCACCCATTTTTCTTGAGGAACTAGTTTCTCAAAGCAGCGGAGCAAAAACAGCAATGACCAATGGCTACTGTTAGGGTGGGCGGGCATTAAAGAGATATATAGGTGGAGTTTAAAGACAAACCTGTAGCATTTTAAGGCATGTGGACATCATTTACCGTAGCATGGTTCTGCTTTTTGTAGGTTTGGATCCAGCCGGTCCAGTCTTCGAGGGGGCCCATGCTGACCAGCGCCTCTCCCCCGATGACGCTCACTTCGTAGATGTGGTCCACACCTTTACACGTGCATCCTTGGGTCTCAGCATCGGCATCCAGAGGCCCGTGGGCCACCTGGATGTCTACCCCAATGGGGGGACCTCTCAGCCAGGTTGTGACCTGCGCAGAGCCCTGGAAGAGATGGCCCAGTTCAGCTTGGCGGGTGAGTTCCGGGAGGGACAATGAGCCTTCAAAGGGGATTGTGCTGTGGGAAATGCCGCAGACTGCTCCAgcatcagccagccaatcacgTGGTGGCCAGAAATGACAGACACGGCTGTCACTGAGTTCTGAAGGTGGTTCCCCGTTGCGCTCTGTGATAGCGCTTCTCTTGGCATTCCCCCACAGACTGGCCCTCAGCCATGAGCGTGGCGGTCCAGTGCGAGCACGAGCGCTCCGTGCACCTCTTCATTGATTCACTGCTGAACGGCGACACCGTGGGCCAGGCTTACCGCTGCGGCACCAGCGACATGTTTGACCGCGGCATCTGCCTCAGCTGCAACAAGGGCCGCTGCAGCCGCGTGGGCTACGACGCACGGAGGGTCCGCCACGCACGCGACCGCAGGATGTTCACCAGGACGCGCTCCTCTATGCCATTCCGAGGTAGGGCAACATCTCAAAACCTTTCTGAAACCTTCACTTCACTCTCAAAGACGACTAAACCCTGCTAGTTAGGCGTTAAACTGTGATGTGACACATGACATCCAGTGATGTCTTATTCCTGCCAACAGTTTATCATTATCAGCTGAAGATTCACTTCTCCTGTAAGCAGACCTGCCCCGAGCTGGAGCCCTCACTCACGGTTTCTGTGTATGGGACCAAAGGGGATGCTGAGAATCTCCAGCTGCTCGTGTGAGTTCCCCGCTGAACTCGTGCCTCAGGTGCCCCTAGAGCAGTGGCTCCCGATCTGGCCTTTGGAGACCCACAGAAAGTTCATGCAGGAGatgagaaggagcaaaaatttggactgtctgtgggtccctgaggaccgggttgggaaacattgccCTAGATGATGATGTGAACCATGGAGGTAATTCCTGTTGATCACGTTAGCATGATAGAGACGGTTCTGTATACAGTGCATGACAGGCAGTCTCCCTTCCAGCTTGGACAAGATCATGGCCAATAGGACCCACTCATTCCTGCTGGTGACTGAGGAAGACCTGGGAGACCTGCTGATGATGACATTTAAGCTGGAGGAGACCGGTGGCTGGTCCACCTCCTCCCTGATGAAGATGGTATCCTCATGGTG
This genomic interval from Brienomyrus brachyistius isolate T26 chromosome 21, BBRACH_0.4, whole genome shotgun sequence contains the following:
- the LOC125716822 gene encoding lipoprotein lipase-like isoform X2, giving the protein MKVEGYCCILLIVLNIAVPPVKLLNEDESNFFGNVLEPLTDLFNQERQTEDSNHTEANPTHTKFSVRSPGSPHEDECYVEVGNAASLHKCRFNATSRTFLVIHGWTVSGMLASWVPKLVSALFEREADANVIVVDWLSRAHNHYFTSAQDTELVGQDVARLIDWIMEKTGASAENLHLIGYSLGAHVAGFAGSNTSRKIGRITGLDPAGPVFEGAHADQRLSPDDAHFVDVVHTFTRASLGLSIGIQRPVGHLDVYPNGGTSQPGCDLRRALEEMAQFSLADWPSAMSVAVQCEHERSVHLFIDSLLNGDTVGQAYRCGTSDMFDRGICLSCNKGRCSRVGYDARRVRHARDRRMFTRTRSSMPFRVYHYQLKIHFSCKQTCPELEPSLTVSVYGTKGDAENLQLLVLDKIMANRTHSFLLVTEEDLGDLLMMTFKLEETGGWSTSSLMKMVSSWWSGDDADSSRIMVRKIRVKAGETQKN
- the LOC125716822 gene encoding lipoprotein lipase-like isoform X1 encodes the protein MKVEGYCCILLIVLNIAVPPVKLLNEDESNFFGNVLEPLTDLFNQERQTEDSNHTEANPTHTKFSVRSPGSPHEDECYVEVGNAASLHKCRFNATSRTFLVIHGWTVSGMLASWVPKLVSALFEREADANVIVVDWLSRAHNHYFTSAQDTELVGQDVARLIDWIMEKTGASAENLHLIGYSLGAHVAGFAGSNTSRKIGRITGLDPAGPVFEGAHADQRLSPDDAHFVDVVHTFTRASLGLSIGIQRPVGHLDVYPNGGTSQPGCDLRRALEEMAQFSLADWPSAMSVAVQCEHERSVHLFIDSLLNGDTVGQAYRCGTSDMFDRGICLSCNKGRCSRVGYDARRVRHARDRRMFTRTRSSMPFRVYHYQLKIHFSCKQTCPELEPSLTVSVYGTKGDAENLQLLVLDKIMANRTHSFLLVTEEDLGDLLMMTFKLEETGGWSTSSLMKMVSSWWSGDDADSSRIMVRKIRVKAGETQKKLVFCMKDSQPLNLAKEVTFVKCEDGWKASSRRRRIRRD